The Oscillatoria salina IIICB1 genome segment CTGGGGGAGAGGTTCAAATCTTGAACTTAACAATTACCACCATTAACCGAACTAAGAATTTAAGAACCTAACCCCCCTACCCCCTTCCCTACAACCGAAGGGGGAGTAAAGAATAGTTTTAAACCTTTTCTTCTTCTTCTCCCCTCTCCTCGTAGGAGAGGGGCTGGGGGAGAGGTTCAAATCTTTATTGACTTAAAATCTGCTGCAAATTGTAAAAAAAAACGCCCCCGCTCAAGCAAATTAGTTAAAATTAAATTACCACAAAATTAACCTAATATTGTTATGGAAACCATCTTAGGTAGTTTATTCATCCTAACTTTAATCACAGGTATTTCCGGACTGAAAATTGACCGAGAATACGAGCGGGGCGTAATTTTTCGCTTAGGTCGCTATCATCAAACTAAAGGACCCGGTATGTACTGGATTTTGCCCGTAATCGACCAAAAAGCACAAGTAGATATTCGCACCAAAACTGTTGATATCGCCCCCCAAGAAACAGTCACCGCCGACAGCGTAACTATTAAAGTTAATGCTGTGCTTTATTATCGTATTATTGACGCTAACAAAGCAATTAATAACGTCGAAAAATATCAAACCGCAGTTTACCAAGCTGCAATGACGACTTTACGCAACGTAGTCGGACAAAATAATCTTGACGACGTTCTCCAAAAGCGCGATAAAATTAACTTCAAAGTTCAAGAAATTGTTGATGAAATGACCGAACCTTGGGGCGTAGAAATCGAGCGCGTAGAAATTCGAGACGTAGAAATTCCTTTAGCAATGCAACGCGCAATGGCGAAAGAAGCCGAAGCTTTACGAGAAAAAAGAGCGCGTTTAATTAAAGCTTCCGCCGAACAAGAAGCCTCGATTAAATTAGCCGAAGCTTCTAAGAAAATTGTCGAAAATCCCGCCGCGCTAGAGTTACGTCGCTTGCAAATGCTCACAGAAATTGGTGCAGAAAATAATACCACTACTTTAATTATGATGCCGTCGGATTTTATTTCTTTGGCAAAGCAATGGACAGAATCACTTCAGCAGAATAAAAATGTTTCTGTCAATGGTGCTGCGAAAGAGATAATTGATTCTCATGGGGAATTAAACAGCGAAGAAACTTGATTGTAGAGACGTTGCATGCAACGTCTCTACATAATTTGAATTGAGGTGAGTAAATAACATTCGATCCTCGTCCCTTGGCTCCGCCAGGGGACGCACACCCAAGGCTCTGCCTTGATTAAAATGGAGGCTGGAGGTTTCATTCCCCGGCAGAGTCAGGGAACGAGAAAATTATCGACGGCAAAATTTGGATTCATCGAGATGGTACAGAAGAGGGTGTTGCTAGTGAATTTCTGAATGCAGGTATTCCCAAAGAACGTATTGTTTTAGCCTTTAAGTCCCCTAGTGTGAGGAAGCATACAGGATTTGCGATCGCGTAATTTCTCAAGCGCGATTTTGAGGAAGAAATTTTTCCTTAAAGTAATTATTATTGAAGCAAATTATTTAATTTAGAAACCGTGGACTCTGGTTGACCATCAAGAGGAAAAATTAAAATACTCTTAACTTCTGGATTATTAACCAAATTTTCTAAATGATGAAACTGTCGTTCTGTGATAGCAATTCCATCAGTTTGTTTGACATACTTTAATTCTTCTTGAAAATTTTCCTCATTATAAACTTGAATAAAAACACGGTCAACATTCCATTTTTGCCAGTCCGCAGCAAAATATCTCTTAGCCCAATAAGGATTATGATGACAAAGATCGAAACTAACGGAAGGGTTAGCTTGTTTCATCTCAGAAATTAACAGTTGCACAAACTTCGTTAAATTAGCAGTACGGTCAACTTTCCCAGGAAGTTCTGCATGATATCCCAAATAATCATCCCATTGCACTGCATCAATTTCTGGATATTTAGTCACAAATTCTACAAGAATATTTTTGAAAAAATCAGCAACTTCAGGTATTTCTACATCCAGGACATAATGGTCAACACCAGGATGCGTTTTATCTACACCAGGAACTATCCATTTGCGAGAAACAGCTAAGTCAAATACGGGACTATTCTCGTCAATTTTAATACCTTTTTCAAAGTAAGCATGAACTTCCATTCCTTGTTTATGAGCTTCATCAATTAACCAATCTAACCATTTGTCTTGAAACTCGTTAGGACAGCTTTGGTAGCCTAATGTTTGTTGCATAACTTGACTATTATACATCGTACAAGCATTACCCCAAACTCCATGAATAATGGTATTAATTCCTTGAGAACGATAGTAGCGTACTCGTTCGCGAATGGTTTGTTCGCTAGCGTTATTCGTGATTTGGTAACGACTTAAATAAACACCTCGAATTGCTTTTTGTTCCCAAGGAGTTTTTGGTTTTGCTGGTAATGGTGAAGCTGGTTGAGTTGCTGGTTCAAGTTTTTCTAAGTCTGTTGCAGAAGGAGAAGGAGAAGCTGAAGGAGTAGGATTAGAATTAGGTTTTGTCGAAGCTATGGGAGTCGGAGTTGATATCGGAAGAGAGATTTGCTGAACTTTGGAGAAAAGTTGGCTAATATTGGGAATTCCATATTGACTAAACCACCAATAACCACCACCTAAGACAACTAGAATGAGAGAAATTGGAATATTAGCGCAACCACATCCACTGGGCTTTTTTTTCTGGTTTGACATTGTTTAGATAGGTGAAATTGAGCCGATACTGAGAGAATTAATAACTAAATTTTCATTAACCAGGGAAAAAGTCCAACGCAGCCTCAAATAAAAACAGCAACACAAACTAATCGGGTTAGCCAAGTTTTTCTGACTAAATTTTTCTGAATTAGATGAGTTAAAGTATGTTCGATAATTGTCATTTCTTCGAGCTGATAAATCAATTAAATGGTGATTAAAGCTTGTGAATTTAGAAAAGCAAGTTGCTTAAAAATGTCTGGAAATAATCTCATTATTTACTAGTGGTAAAAAATCATTATTAATCTACCGCAGCAATTCCTGCTAAGTTGAGAATTTCGGGAATCAAATCTTCTCGTTTAACCGCCATCATGTGAACTCCATGACAAATTTGCTTCGCTAATTTTACTTGTTCGGCGGCAATTTTCATTCCTTCTTGAAGGGGTTCTGCGGCATTTGCTAATCTATTAATAGTTTCGTCGGGAATATTGACACCGGGAACGCAACGATTAATAAATTGAGCATTTTTTGCGGATTTTAAGAGGAAAATTCCAGCTAAAATTGGCTTATTTGTGTTGACTGCAACTTGAGTCATAAATTTGTCCAATTTATCAAAATCACTGATTAGTTGACTTTGGAAAAATTGCGCCCCTGCTGCCAATTTACGCTCGAATCTTTTTTGTAAACTAGCCCAACTTTTTAACTGAGGGTCAACAGCAGCACCACAGAAAAGATTTAAAGGTTCGTCAGTGAGGGGTTTATCGTTGTAATCGAAACCTTGATTTAGTTTAGCAATTAATTTGAGTAGACGCACAGATTCGAGATCGAAAACACTTTTTGCATCTTGATGATCGCCTGCTTTGACTGGATCGCCTGTTAATGCTAATATATTACGAATTCCGAGAGCGTGAGCGCCCATCAAGTCAGCTTGTAAACCGATACAGTTGCGATCGCGGCACGCAATCTGACAAATTGGTTCTATTCCCTGTTGTAATAAAATTGTCGATGCAGCTACGGATGACATTCGCAGCACTGCCCGACTGCCATCGGTTACATTAACAGCATGAACTCTACCTTGCAGAGTTTTTGCCATTTTTAGCATTCTAGCTGGATTTCCGCCTTTGGGAGGCATAACTTCAGCCGTAATCAAAAATTCCTTTGCTTGAATAGCGCGACGGAAACGGGTAGTCATGGAAAATTGGTAGTGGGTAGTTGGTAATTGGTAGAGACGTTATCGAAAACATCTCTACAGCTAATTGTTAGAGAGGGGTAGAATAACCGAAAGCAGATTTGACTCTCGCGAGAGTTTCATTAGCTACGGCTTCTGCTTTTTGGCGACCATCGCGTAAAATTGACTTAAGATAGTCGCGATCGCTCATAATCATCTGATACTTTTCTTGAATTGGCTTCAATGCTTCGATGGTAGTTTCCGTAAGCAGAGGTTTAAACTGTCCCCAACCCATATCTTGACACTCAATAGCAACTTCTGACTTAGGTTTACCTGACAAAAGACCATAAAGCGTCAAAAGATTGTTACACTCAGGACGTTCCGGGTTATCAAATTCCAAACCCTTGACAGGATCGGTTTTACAACGTTTAATTTTTTTAGCGATCGCCTCTGGAGGATCGAGTAAATTAATTCTACTCATCTCTGAAGGATCTGACTTAGACATTTTACTGGTTCCGTCAGTCAAACTCATCACCCGCGCACCTTCAGTCCGAATTAAAGGATCTGGTAACTTTAATACAGGTTTGTCTTTGCTACCAAATTGATCGTTAACTCGAACAGCAATATCGCGAGTCAATTCCAAATGTTGCTTTTGGTCTTCCCCTACAGGTACTTTATCGGTATCATAGAGCAAAATATCCGCCGCCATCAAGACAGGATAGTCTAACAAACCCACACCAACATTTTCCCCTTGTTTGAGCGCTTTTTCCTTAAACTGAATCATCCGCTCCAGCCAATTCAAAGGCGTGATACAGTTGAGTAACCAGGTAAGTTCGCTATGAGCGGGAATGTGGGATTGAATGAAAATTGTCGAATAGGCTAAATCGATCCCGCAAGCCAAATACAAAGCAGCTACCTTGTAAGTATTATCGGCTAAAGTTGCGCGATCGTGAGGTACAGTAATCGCGTGTAAATCTACCACGCAAAAGAAATTATCGTATTGTTGCTGAATTTCTACCCAGTTGCGAATTGCACCTAGATAGTTACCCAGATGTAAATTTCCAGTTGGTTGAACTCCAGAGAGAACTCGCTGCTTACTCATTCCTATAGCTTAAGATAGTCGTGCTGGCACTGCCCAAATGATTATAGTAGTTTGGGGTAGTTATGTAGCATTTTTCTCATTATGACTCAATCTTCGTCTCATCAGGATCTCGCGCAACTAAAAAAATGTCTCGCTTTAGCACAAGATGTCGAAAAACACCAGGAAGCGAAACAATTATTTGAGCAACTTTATGAAAAACTGGCTGAAGAAAATCCCCAAGCCGCGAGTTTACTAGATACAATCTGGCAAGAATTAATTGCTGCGCGTCGTTCCGAGACTTTTTGGCATAAAATTAGTGATTTTGAGAAAGATATGGCCGATCAAATGTTCCAAAATTTAACTCAATCTCGCCAAAATTATCTTCGTTTGATGCAAGAAATGTAGCTTTATTTTTAGTTCGTAATGAGGGCTTTATTCTCAAAATTATTTTTTTTTCACAGTTATTATCCTTCTTTGAGCTACCTCAAAGACAAAGCAGGGAAGTTTTATCACAGTAAAAGTAGCATTCAATAGCCCCTAATCCCGAAAAGGTGAGCCAGATGAGTCAGACAACCCTAGATATTCAGAAAGCCCCCGGACACCAGATTTTAGCAGCCACGGGTAAGAAATATCTCCGTCCCGGAGGACGCAGTGCGACAGAACAACTTCTAAAGTGGGCAGATTTTCAACCCCATGAAACGGTCTTGGAGTTAGCTGCAAGTTTCGGCTATAGTGCAATTACCCTAGCCCAACGTTACGGGGTCAACGTCATCGGCGTTGAAAAGAATAGCGAAAGCGTCCAAAAAGCCCGTCGAAATGTGCAACTGGCAGGATTAGAAAACCAAATTGAAATTATTGAAGGCGATATCTTTCACTTAGAAGCCATTTCAGGACAGTTTAATTATGTCCTTGCAGAAGCGATTCTTTCAATGCAAGCGGCTTCGGGGAAAGCGAAAATTTTGACGGGAGTTCGTCAAAAACTGAAGCCAGGAGGCAAATTTTTGTCCCACGAACTTTTAGCCCAAGCTAAAGAAGCTCAAATTCATAAAGATTTAGCCCAAAGCATTCGCAGCAACACAACACCAATTTCCGAATCAGGATGGTTAGAACTTTGTGAAAATGCCGGATTACAGGTGCAGCAACACAAAATAGGCGCGATGGGATTACTGAGTCCTCGGCAAATGATTATTGATGAAGGTCTAGGAAATACCCTCAAAATTGGCTGGAATATTTTCACCCATCCCCCGATTCGTCAACGGGTTTTGCAGATGCGAGCGGTTTTTCAAAAGTACCGTCACGAATTAGGATACATCATTCTCTGTGCAACAACCGGAGAAGGGGAAGAAACTTCAGCGTGATGAATCTTTCTCAAAGCTACTATAACCCAATCGATAAATAGATAACAATGACAACCCAAACAAATCAACCTACCCAATCGTTTTTCCTCAACCTCCAAGATAAGATTGAATATCCTCAAGAGGGAATTCTTAGCAACGTTCTTCTCAAAGACTCGAACTGTCAATATACCCTATTCTGCTTGGCTGCGGAAACAGAGATTTCTGAGCATACTTCTACCCGCAATGCAACTGTTAATATCCTAGCCGGGAACGGGACATTAACCTTAGAAGGAAAAGAGATTGCCCTGTCCCCAGGGGTGTTTGTTTTTATGAAAGCCAATGCACCCCACGCCCTGAAAGCTGAGGAAAATTTAGCGTTTTTGCTCACCCTCTCGGAAAGCGAAAAAACTAATTAGGATTTTCAGAATGCTCCCCTTGCGCGATCGCGTCCAACTCGACTCGATCTAAAATGATAATCTGTCCGCCTCGCTGATAACTCAGTACCGACTTCAGACCCTTGACCAAACGGACACATTCTTCGTAGCTAATCCCAATACTGCGGGCTAAACGATAGTAAGGGAGCTTCATCTTGAGCGTTTGACCCTTTGGATTCACTTCTACCCCATACTGGTCAGCAAAATGTAAGATCATACGCGCTAACCGAACAATGGCTCGTTCAGATACTAAGCCATGTACAGTGTTATGCAATTCTTGCAGTCGGGCGTTAAACACTGCCAACATCTGCAAGGCAATGTCGGGATGTTCCTGAATGGTCGCCAGTAAAACCGATCGCTCTACAGTCAGAATTTCACAGTCTGATTGCGCTGTAACCGTCGCTGGTGCAATTTGGTTTCCCACCAAGGCAGGAGCAGCAAAGATTTCCCCCTTAGTCAAGCTCCGTAAGACAGTTTCTTTGCCAGTGGTAGCAATTTTGGTGACTTGTAGCGAACCTCGCAGTAAGCTATACAACCGAGGAGCTAAATCATCCCCTTCATGCAGAATAATCTCTCCCTTATGGTAGAAGGATACCTGAGTATAAGGTTGCAACTTCTGACGTTCTTCATCACTTAAGGAGGCAAACAACTGAATTTGTGAAAGTTGCTCAAGGGTAGCGGGCATCTTAACTTTACCGATAGGAATTTTTGAGTTGTGAAGGGCGCGATCGCGAAAAAAAAATTACGTTTATGAGCTACCTCATAGAACTCAGCACACGGTTTGAGGATAATCCACTCGTAGCGTTAAAGACGATTATGACAACTACCCCTTCTACCGTATCAGTCTTTTCTCAACATTTAGGCATGAGTGAAACTCAAGTCAATGAAATTTTATCTCAGTCCCTCGCTGAGTGTCTCAACTCCCCTGAACTCCAACAACTATTAGAGAGTCTAGATATCCGCAAACTCCAAGAGACTTTACCTACTGCGGGTACAGTCTTACAAAAACGCTTACCCCCTTTCTACCATTGGCTGAAAAATGAATTAGGAGTGGCGCGAGTTCCTGATTCCCCAGACCATACTACTACTTGGGTCATTGGCTTCCTTAACCACACCGAAACCCTCAATCATTTAGTGAAACTCCACCGTCCCGTACCCCCCTCAGCCGTAGAAGCATCAGTTCCCCGCTTAGTAGCCACCTTTGATGGAGTGGAAGATGAGGCAATTCGTCAAGAGTGGCAAAAAGCGATTGCTGCGCTCTGTGTCCCCTTAGTCATAGATGCTCGTCAACGAGAAACTGTTGCCCAAGCCCTTTAAAAAACGCAATAGAAGCTAGTTATTTTGTCAAGAAGAAACTAGCGTAAGAGAAGTAGGAGCTACATCCTAACTTTGATAACTCTTTTCATGATCTGTATTTAACCAATCAATTTGATTATGACGGATTCAACTCTTCCTCAGAGTGCTACAGCCACTAAAAGCAAGGGACTCTCTCTACCCGCTTGGCTGGTTCTCATTTGTCTCGTTGCCTTTACCATTCTCTTAACCGCCGGAGCAGTGATTTGGAAAAATGCCCCCCCCATTCCTGAAGCCATACGCTCTCCCCAACAAGAAGTCCTCATCACCAAGGCAGACATTCAAGATGGACAAGTCACTTATCTCGCTCGTGGGGGTCAACATTTAGGAAGTATTTGGGGACATGGAAGCTATTTAGCCCCCGATTGGTCAGCCGATGTCCTCCATCGCTGGGGTTTAGCCACAGCAGGGGTTTTGTACAACGGGAATCCTGACTTCTCTCAAGCAGACTTAGAAGTTCTTTCCCCAGAGAAGCGGGCGGGTTTAGAAGCAAGGGTTCGCCAAACCTTCAAAACCAATCGCTATGACCCCGAAACCCAAGAGTTAATCTTGACTTCCTCTCAAGCTCAAGGGTTACAACAAGTTTTCCGGGATTACCACGAACTATTAATTAATGGTTCTCCCGTTCAGTCAATTCCCAGCCACTGGTTTAAAAATGATACTCAAATCCATAATGTAACAGCATTTTTTACTTGGACAGCTTGGGCGGCGGTGGCAAATCGTCCCAACGCGCCTTTTTCCTATACTGCCAACTGGCCCCATGATGATTTGGTGGGAAATCAACCGCCAGGACAGTTTTTGGTGTGGTCAATTGTTTCAGTGATTACGTTAATTGCAGGAATTGGGATTTTCCTGTTTGTCTATCTGACTCAAGAGGAATCGGAAGAAGTTCAACCCGTTCCTGCTCGTCCAGCAATGGCAATTCCTACACCGAGTCAAAAGGTTACGTCTTTATTTTTTGGCGTGGCGATGGCTTTGTTTCTGTTTCAAATTGTCATGGGAATGTTTACCGCCCATTATGCAGTGGAAGCGGAAGGCTTTTATGGTCTGCCGTTGAGCAACTTTCTACCCTATGCTGCCTCTCGGACTTGGCATTTACAATTAGGGATTTACTGGATTGCTACTTGTTGGCTTGCCGCCGGACTTTATTTTGCTCCCCGCTTTGGACAGAAAGAACCAAAGTATCAAGGGGTAGGCAATATGATTCTGCTGATTGCCTTAGCTGGCATTGTGGTGGGGTCAATGATTGGCACTTGGGAAGCGGTGACTGGCGTTCTCAGTGTGAAGAATAGCTTTTTGTGGGGACACCAAGGCTACGAGTATGTGGAGTTAGGTCGCGTTTGGCAGGTGTTCTTGATTGGGGGCATGGTGTTTTGGCTGTGGTTATTGTACCGCGCTTTTCGCCCTGCCCTGCAAAAGGAAGAAAATCCCACCGGGTTAAGTCACTTTTTCCTATATAGTGCGATTACCATTCCTTTGTTTTATTCCGTTGGCTTGATGTACACCAGTCATACCCCTGTGAGTATTGCGGAGTATTGGCGTTGGTGGGTGATTCACCTCTGGGTTGAAGGCTTTTTTGAAGTGTTTGCAACGGTGGTGATTGCTTATCTGTGCAGTGAGTTGGGATTTTTGAAGAAGTCTTCGGCTTTACAGGCGACTTATTTAACCACGATTCTTTATCTAGGGAGTGGGGTAATAGGGACGCTACACCATCTCTATTTTTCGGGTACACCTTCGTTTATTGCTGCATTAGGCTCGGTTTTCTCGGCTTTGGAGGTTGTTCCTCTGAGTTTAATTGGTTTTGAGATTCTCAAAGCTCTAAAGATTTCGCGGGAAGCGGAAGGGTTTTATCGTTGGCC includes the following:
- a CDS encoding SAM-dependent methyltransferase — translated: MSQTTLDIQKAPGHQILAATGKKYLRPGGRSATEQLLKWADFQPHETVLELAASFGYSAITLAQRYGVNVIGVEKNSESVQKARRNVQLAGLENQIEIIEGDIFHLEAISGQFNYVLAEAILSMQAASGKAKILTGVRQKLKPGGKFLSHELLAQAKEAQIHKDLAQSIRSNTTPISESGWLELCENAGLQVQQHKIGAMGLLSPRQMIIDEGLGNTLKIGWNIFTHPPIRQRVLQMRAVFQKYRHELGYIILCATTGEGEETSA
- a CDS encoding cupin domain-containing protein translates to MTTQTNQPTQSFFLNLQDKIEYPQEGILSNVLLKDSNCQYTLFCLAAETEISEHTSTRNATVNILAGNGTLTLEGKEIALSPGVFVFMKANAPHALKAEENLAFLLTLSESEKTN
- a CDS encoding methylenetetrahydrofolate reductase, which produces MTTRFRRAIQAKEFLITAEVMPPKGGNPARMLKMAKTLQGRVHAVNVTDGSRAVLRMSSVAASTILLQQGIEPICQIACRDRNCIGLQADLMGAHALGIRNILALTGDPVKAGDHQDAKSVFDLESVRLLKLIAKLNQGFDYNDKPLTDEPLNLFCGAAVDPQLKSWASLQKRFERKLAAGAQFFQSQLISDFDKLDKFMTQVAVNTNKPILAGIFLLKSAKNAQFINRCVPGVNIPDETINRLANAAEPLQEGMKIAAEQVKLAKQICHGVHMMAVKREDLIPEILNLAGIAAVD
- a CDS encoding Crp/Fnr family transcriptional regulator; amino-acid sequence: MPATLEQLSQIQLFASLSDEERQKLQPYTQVSFYHKGEIILHEGDDLAPRLYSLLRGSLQVTKIATTGKETVLRSLTKGEIFAAPALVGNQIAPATVTAQSDCEILTVERSVLLATIQEHPDIALQMLAVFNARLQELHNTVHGLVSERAIVRLARMILHFADQYGVEVNPKGQTLKMKLPYYRLARSIGISYEECVRLVKGLKSVLSYQRGGQIIILDRVELDAIAQGEHSENPN
- a CDS encoding element excision factor XisI family protein — its product is MDGKIWIHRDGTEEGVASEFLNAGIPKERIVLAFKSPSVRKHTGFAIA
- a CDS encoding slipin family protein, yielding METILGSLFILTLITGISGLKIDREYERGVIFRLGRYHQTKGPGMYWILPVIDQKAQVDIRTKTVDIAPQETVTADSVTIKVNAVLYYRIIDANKAINNVEKYQTAVYQAAMTTLRNVVGQNNLDDVLQKRDKINFKVQEIVDEMTEPWGVEIERVEIRDVEIPLAMQRAMAKEAEALREKRARLIKASAEQEASIKLAEASKKIVENPAALELRRLQMLTEIGAENNTTTLIMMPSDFISLAKQWTESLQQNKNVSVNGAAKEIIDSHGELNSEET
- the trpS gene encoding tryptophan--tRNA ligase gives rise to the protein MSKQRVLSGVQPTGNLHLGNYLGAIRNWVEIQQQYDNFFCVVDLHAITVPHDRATLADNTYKVAALYLACGIDLAYSTIFIQSHIPAHSELTWLLNCITPLNWLERMIQFKEKALKQGENVGVGLLDYPVLMAADILLYDTDKVPVGEDQKQHLELTRDIAVRVNDQFGSKDKPVLKLPDPLIRTEGARVMSLTDGTSKMSKSDPSEMSRINLLDPPEAIAKKIKRCKTDPVKGLEFDNPERPECNNLLTLYGLLSGKPKSEVAIECQDMGWGQFKPLLTETTIEALKPIQEKYQMIMSDRDYLKSILRDGRQKAEAVANETLARVKSAFGYSTPL
- a CDS encoding nitric-oxide reductase large subunit, producing the protein MTDSTLPQSATATKSKGLSLPAWLVLICLVAFTILLTAGAVIWKNAPPIPEAIRSPQQEVLITKADIQDGQVTYLARGGQHLGSIWGHGSYLAPDWSADVLHRWGLATAGVLYNGNPDFSQADLEVLSPEKRAGLEARVRQTFKTNRYDPETQELILTSSQAQGLQQVFRDYHELLINGSPVQSIPSHWFKNDTQIHNVTAFFTWTAWAAVANRPNAPFSYTANWPHDDLVGNQPPGQFLVWSIVSVITLIAGIGIFLFVYLTQEESEEVQPVPARPAMAIPTPSQKVTSLFFGVAMALFLFQIVMGMFTAHYAVEAEGFYGLPLSNFLPYAASRTWHLQLGIYWIATCWLAAGLYFAPRFGQKEPKYQGVGNMILLIALAGIVVGSMIGTWEAVTGVLSVKNSFLWGHQGYEYVELGRVWQVFLIGGMVFWLWLLYRAFRPALQKEENPTGLSHFFLYSAITIPLFYSVGLMYTSHTPVSIAEYWRWWVIHLWVEGFFEVFATVVIAYLCSELGFLKKSSALQATYLTTILYLGSGVIGTLHHLYFSGTPSFIAALGSVFSALEVVPLSLIGFEILKALKISREAEGFYRWPLRFFIATCFWNLIGAGVFGFLINPPIVLYYSQGLNTTPIHAHSALFGVYGCLALALMLFALRELVPEQAWNEKLLRFSFWSINIGLAVMMIFGLIPNGFYQLTESVNHGTWYARSAEVITSPWMEWTVWLRIPGDVIFALGAVTMFFFTVRAVIAIFRFPVPGRTGQLQDAES
- a CDS encoding family 10 glycosylhydrolase yields the protein MSNQKKKPSGCGCANIPISLILVVLGGGYWWFSQYGIPNISQLFSKVQQISLPISTPTPIASTKPNSNPTPSASPSPSATDLEKLEPATQPASPLPAKPKTPWEQKAIRGVYLSRYQITNNASEQTIRERVRYYRSQGINTIIHGVWGNACTMYNSQVMQQTLGYQSCPNEFQDKWLDWLIDEAHKQGMEVHAYFEKGIKIDENSPVFDLAVSRKWIVPGVDKTHPGVDHYVLDVEIPEVADFFKNILVEFVTKYPEIDAVQWDDYLGYHAELPGKVDRTANLTKFVQLLISEMKQANPSVSFDLCHHNPYWAKRYFAADWQKWNVDRVFIQVYNEENFQEELKYVKQTDGIAITERQFHHLENLVNNPEVKSILIFPLDGQPESTVSKLNNLLQ